One genomic segment of Mangifera indica cultivar Alphonso chromosome 6, CATAS_Mindica_2.1, whole genome shotgun sequence includes these proteins:
- the LOC123217903 gene encoding probable pre-mRNA-splicing factor ATP-dependent RNA helicase DEAH9 isoform X2 has translation MAQFWKPGTEKPRLLDDEEGGVLFLSSSLSSSSSGYGHASIEKQRQRLPVYKYRTALLYLVETHATTIIVGETGSGKTTQIPQYLKEAGWADGGRVIACTQPRRLAVQAVASRVAEEMGVKVGEEVGYTIRFEDLTNKGVTMIKFLTDGVLLREMMDDPLLTKYSVIMVDEAHERSISTDILLGLLKKIQRRRPQLRLIISSATIEAKSMSSFFQARKSRRVLEGEEFVPKMEPTILSVEGRGFNVQIHYVEEPVSDYVRAAVSTVVLINDQEPPGDILVFLTGQDDIDTAVHLLTEEARTNRKNSSGLIILPLYSGLSRAEQELVFSPTSRGKRKVVISTNIAETSLTLEGIVYVVDSGFSKQRFYNPISDIENLVVAPISKASARQRAGRAGRVRPGKCYRLYTEEYFVNEMPAEGIPEMQRSNLVTCVIQLKALGIDNILGFDWPASPPPEAMVRALEVLYSLGVLDDDAKLTSPTGFQVAEIPLSIWVSGRGAQKELDEAKLRFAAAEGDHVTFLNVYKGFLQSGKSSRWCHKNFVNYQAMKKVTEIREQLRRIAQRIGIVLKSCESDMQIVRKAVTAGFFANACHLEPFSQSGMYKTVRGSQEVYIHPSSVLFRVNPKWVIYHSLVSTDKQYMRNIISIDPSWLLEVAPHFYQHQRFNPIAN, from the exons ATGGCTCAGTTCTGGAAACCTGGTACCGAGAAGCCTCGCCTACTCGACGACGAAGAAGGCGGCGTCCTTTTCTTGTCAtcttctctctcttcctcttcctccgg GTATGGGCATGCGAGTATTGAGAAACAGAGGCAGAGATTGCCAGTGTACAAATACCGTACAGCTCTTCTTTATTTAGTGGAGACACATGCTACTACTATCATTGTTGGCGAGACTGGAAGTGGCAAAACCACTCAGATTCCCCAG TACCTTAAAGAAGCAGGCTGGGCTGATGGTGGTCGTGTTATTGCTTGCACTCAACCAAGACGATTGGCTGTCCAG GCAGTTGCTTCAAGAGTGGCAGAAGAGATGGGGGTCAAGGTTGGGGAGGAAGTTGGTTACACAATTAGATTTGAAGATCTGACAAATAAA GGTGTAACTATGATAAAATTTCTGACAGATGGGGTGTTACTCAGAGAAATGATGGATGATCCTCTTTTGACTAAATATAG TGTCATAATGGTGGACGAGGCTCATGAAAGGTCTATTTCAACTGACATTTTACTAGGCCTCTTGAAAAAG ATCCAACGACGTCGACCACAGCTACGTCTTATTATCTCATCTGCTACAATTGAAGCAAAATCAATGTCTTCTTTCTTTCAGGCGAG AAAAAGCCGTCGAGTTTTGGAAGGAGAAGAGTTTGTACCAAAGATGGAGCCGACAATCCTATCAGTAGAG GGTAGAGGGTTTAATGTGCAAATTCACTATGTTGAGGAGCCTGTCTCAGATTATGTACGGGCCGCTGTATCAACAGTGGTGTTAATTAATGATCAG GAACCTCCCGGTGATATCCTGGTATTTCTCACTGGTCAAGATGATATTGACACTGCTGTTCATTTGCTTACTGAAGAAGCTCGGACCAATAGGAAGAACTCTTCAG GATTGATTATATTGCCCCTGTATTCTGGACTTTCTCGAGCAGAACAG GAGCTAGTGTTTTCTCCCACTTCTAGAGGAAAGAGGAAAGTGGTGATATCAACTAATATAGCAGAGACATCACTGACCTTGGAG GGAATTGTTTACGTTGTTGACAGTGGTTTCTCAAAACAGCGTTTCTACAACCCG ATTTCAGACATTGAAAATCTGGTAGTGGCACCAATATCAAAGGCATCTGCAAGACAAAGAGCTGGTAGGGCTGGAAGAGTTCGGCCTGGGAAATGTTACAG GTTATACACAGAAGAGTATTTTGTAAATGAGATGCCTGCTGAGGGGATCCCAGAGATGCAGAGATCAAACCTGGTTACTTGCGTCATTCAG ttaaaagCATTGGGCATAGATAATATCTTGGGCTTTGATTGGCCTGCATCTCCACCGCCTGAAGCAATGGTCCGAGCACTTGAAGTGCTTTATTCACTTGGAGTCCTTGATGATGATGCCAAACTTACATCACCTACTGGGTTTCAAGTTGCAGAGATTCCTTTG TCTATATGGGTTTCTGGGAGGGGAGCACAAAAGGAACTGGATGAAGCCAAGTTAAGGTTTGCTGCTGCTGAG GGTGACCATGTCACATTCCTAAATGTTTACAAAGGTTTTCTTCAATCTGGTAAATCTTCACGGTGGTGTCATAAGAACTTTGTAAACTACCAGGCCATG AAAAAAGTTACTGAAATTAGAGAACAACTCAGAAGAATTGCACAGAGAATAGGCATAGTGTTAAAATCATGTGAAAGCGATATGCAA ATTGTAAGAAAAGCAGTTACTGCAGGATTTTTTGCTAATGCATGCCATTTAGAA ccaTTCAGTCAAAGTGGGATGTACAAGACTGTCAGAGGTTCTCAAGAAGTTTATATTCATCCATCTTCGGTGTTATTCAG AGTAAATCCAAAGTGGGTAATATACCATTCTCTCGTTTCAACAGACAAACAATACATGCGTAATATCATCTCCATTGATCCTTCTTGGCTTTTAGAAGTTGCTCCGCATTTTTATCAGCACCAGCGGTTCAATCCCATTGCCAACTAA
- the LOC123217903 gene encoding probable pre-mRNA-splicing factor ATP-dependent RNA helicase DEAH9 isoform X1, whose product MAQFWKPGTEKPRLLDDEEGGVLFLSSSLSSSSSGYGHASIEKQRQRLPVYKYRTALLYLVETHATTIIVGETGSGKTTQIPQYLKEAGWADGGRVIACTQPRRLAVQAVASRVAEEMGVKVGEEVGYTIRFEDLTNKGVTMIKFLTDGVLLREMMDDPLLTKYSVIMVDEAHERSISTDILLGLLKKIQRRRPQLRLIISSATIEAKSMSSFFQARKSRRVLEGEEFVPKMEPTILSVEGRGFNVQIHYVEEPVSDYVRAAVSTVVLINDQEPPGDILVFLTGQDDIDTAVHLLTEEARTNRKNSSGLIILPLYSGLSRAEQELVFSPTSRGKRKVVISTNIAETSLTLEGIVYVVDSGFSKQRFYNPISDIENLVVAPISKASARQRAGRAGRVRPGKCYRLYTEEYFVNEMPAEGIPEMQRSNLVTCVIQLKALGIDNILGFDWPASPPPEAMVRALEVLYSLGVLDDDAKLTSPTGFQVAEIPLEPMISKMILASNELGCSEEIITVAAVLSIQSIWVSGRGAQKELDEAKLRFAAAEGDHVTFLNVYKGFLQSGKSSRWCHKNFVNYQAMKKVTEIREQLRRIAQRIGIVLKSCESDMQIVRKAVTAGFFANACHLEPFSQSGMYKTVRGSQEVYIHPSSVLFRVNPKWVIYHSLVSTDKQYMRNIISIDPSWLLEVAPHFYQHQRFNPIAN is encoded by the exons ATGGCTCAGTTCTGGAAACCTGGTACCGAGAAGCCTCGCCTACTCGACGACGAAGAAGGCGGCGTCCTTTTCTTGTCAtcttctctctcttcctcttcctccgg GTATGGGCATGCGAGTATTGAGAAACAGAGGCAGAGATTGCCAGTGTACAAATACCGTACAGCTCTTCTTTATTTAGTGGAGACACATGCTACTACTATCATTGTTGGCGAGACTGGAAGTGGCAAAACCACTCAGATTCCCCAG TACCTTAAAGAAGCAGGCTGGGCTGATGGTGGTCGTGTTATTGCTTGCACTCAACCAAGACGATTGGCTGTCCAG GCAGTTGCTTCAAGAGTGGCAGAAGAGATGGGGGTCAAGGTTGGGGAGGAAGTTGGTTACACAATTAGATTTGAAGATCTGACAAATAAA GGTGTAACTATGATAAAATTTCTGACAGATGGGGTGTTACTCAGAGAAATGATGGATGATCCTCTTTTGACTAAATATAG TGTCATAATGGTGGACGAGGCTCATGAAAGGTCTATTTCAACTGACATTTTACTAGGCCTCTTGAAAAAG ATCCAACGACGTCGACCACAGCTACGTCTTATTATCTCATCTGCTACAATTGAAGCAAAATCAATGTCTTCTTTCTTTCAGGCGAG AAAAAGCCGTCGAGTTTTGGAAGGAGAAGAGTTTGTACCAAAGATGGAGCCGACAATCCTATCAGTAGAG GGTAGAGGGTTTAATGTGCAAATTCACTATGTTGAGGAGCCTGTCTCAGATTATGTACGGGCCGCTGTATCAACAGTGGTGTTAATTAATGATCAG GAACCTCCCGGTGATATCCTGGTATTTCTCACTGGTCAAGATGATATTGACACTGCTGTTCATTTGCTTACTGAAGAAGCTCGGACCAATAGGAAGAACTCTTCAG GATTGATTATATTGCCCCTGTATTCTGGACTTTCTCGAGCAGAACAG GAGCTAGTGTTTTCTCCCACTTCTAGAGGAAAGAGGAAAGTGGTGATATCAACTAATATAGCAGAGACATCACTGACCTTGGAG GGAATTGTTTACGTTGTTGACAGTGGTTTCTCAAAACAGCGTTTCTACAACCCG ATTTCAGACATTGAAAATCTGGTAGTGGCACCAATATCAAAGGCATCTGCAAGACAAAGAGCTGGTAGGGCTGGAAGAGTTCGGCCTGGGAAATGTTACAG GTTATACACAGAAGAGTATTTTGTAAATGAGATGCCTGCTGAGGGGATCCCAGAGATGCAGAGATCAAACCTGGTTACTTGCGTCATTCAG ttaaaagCATTGGGCATAGATAATATCTTGGGCTTTGATTGGCCTGCATCTCCACCGCCTGAAGCAATGGTCCGAGCACTTGAAGTGCTTTATTCACTTGGAGTCCTTGATGATGATGCCAAACTTACATCACCTACTGGGTTTCAAGTTGCAGAGATTCCTTTG gAACCGATGATTTCCAAAATGATCTTGGCTTCAAATGAACTTGGATGTTCAGAGGAGATTATAACAGTTGCTGCAGTTCTCTCCATCCAA TCTATATGGGTTTCTGGGAGGGGAGCACAAAAGGAACTGGATGAAGCCAAGTTAAGGTTTGCTGCTGCTGAG GGTGACCATGTCACATTCCTAAATGTTTACAAAGGTTTTCTTCAATCTGGTAAATCTTCACGGTGGTGTCATAAGAACTTTGTAAACTACCAGGCCATG AAAAAAGTTACTGAAATTAGAGAACAACTCAGAAGAATTGCACAGAGAATAGGCATAGTGTTAAAATCATGTGAAAGCGATATGCAA ATTGTAAGAAAAGCAGTTACTGCAGGATTTTTTGCTAATGCATGCCATTTAGAA ccaTTCAGTCAAAGTGGGATGTACAAGACTGTCAGAGGTTCTCAAGAAGTTTATATTCATCCATCTTCGGTGTTATTCAG AGTAAATCCAAAGTGGGTAATATACCATTCTCTCGTTTCAACAGACAAACAATACATGCGTAATATCATCTCCATTGATCCTTCTTGGCTTTTAGAAGTTGCTCCGCATTTTTATCAGCACCAGCGGTTCAATCCCATTGCCAACTAA
- the LOC123217903 gene encoding probable pre-mRNA-splicing factor ATP-dependent RNA helicase DEAH9 isoform X3: MAQFWKPGTEKPRLLDDEEGGVLFLSSSLSSSSSGYGHASIEKQRQRLPVYKYRTALLYLVETHATTIIVGETGSGKTTQIPQYLKEAGWADGGRVIACTQPRRLAVQAVASRVAEEMGVKVGEEVGYTIRFEDLTNKGVTMIKFLTDGVLLREMMDDPLLTKYSVIMVDEAHERSISTDILLGLLKKIQRRRPQLRLIISSATIEAKSMSSFFQARKSRRVLEGEEFVPKMEPTILSVEGRGFNVQIHYVEEPVSDYVRAAVSTVVLINDQEPPGDILVFLTGQDDIDTAVHLLTEEARTNRKNSSGLIILPLYSGLSRAEQELVFSPTSRGKRKVVISTNIAETSLTLEGIVYVVDSGFSKQRFYNPISDIENLVVAPISKASARQRAGRAGRVRPGKCYRLYTEEYFVNEMPAEGIPEMQRSNLVTCVIQLKALGIDNILGFDWPASPPPEAMVRALEVLYSLGVLDDDAKLTSPTGFQVAEIPLEPMISKMILASNELGCSEEIITVAAVLSIQSIWVSGRGAQKELDEAKLRFAAAEGDHVTFLNVYKGFLQSGKSSRWCHKNFVNYQAMKKVTEIREQLRRIAQRIGIVLKSCESDMQIVRKAVTAGFFANACHLESKSKVGNIPFSRFNRQTIHA, from the exons ATGGCTCAGTTCTGGAAACCTGGTACCGAGAAGCCTCGCCTACTCGACGACGAAGAAGGCGGCGTCCTTTTCTTGTCAtcttctctctcttcctcttcctccgg GTATGGGCATGCGAGTATTGAGAAACAGAGGCAGAGATTGCCAGTGTACAAATACCGTACAGCTCTTCTTTATTTAGTGGAGACACATGCTACTACTATCATTGTTGGCGAGACTGGAAGTGGCAAAACCACTCAGATTCCCCAG TACCTTAAAGAAGCAGGCTGGGCTGATGGTGGTCGTGTTATTGCTTGCACTCAACCAAGACGATTGGCTGTCCAG GCAGTTGCTTCAAGAGTGGCAGAAGAGATGGGGGTCAAGGTTGGGGAGGAAGTTGGTTACACAATTAGATTTGAAGATCTGACAAATAAA GGTGTAACTATGATAAAATTTCTGACAGATGGGGTGTTACTCAGAGAAATGATGGATGATCCTCTTTTGACTAAATATAG TGTCATAATGGTGGACGAGGCTCATGAAAGGTCTATTTCAACTGACATTTTACTAGGCCTCTTGAAAAAG ATCCAACGACGTCGACCACAGCTACGTCTTATTATCTCATCTGCTACAATTGAAGCAAAATCAATGTCTTCTTTCTTTCAGGCGAG AAAAAGCCGTCGAGTTTTGGAAGGAGAAGAGTTTGTACCAAAGATGGAGCCGACAATCCTATCAGTAGAG GGTAGAGGGTTTAATGTGCAAATTCACTATGTTGAGGAGCCTGTCTCAGATTATGTACGGGCCGCTGTATCAACAGTGGTGTTAATTAATGATCAG GAACCTCCCGGTGATATCCTGGTATTTCTCACTGGTCAAGATGATATTGACACTGCTGTTCATTTGCTTACTGAAGAAGCTCGGACCAATAGGAAGAACTCTTCAG GATTGATTATATTGCCCCTGTATTCTGGACTTTCTCGAGCAGAACAG GAGCTAGTGTTTTCTCCCACTTCTAGAGGAAAGAGGAAAGTGGTGATATCAACTAATATAGCAGAGACATCACTGACCTTGGAG GGAATTGTTTACGTTGTTGACAGTGGTTTCTCAAAACAGCGTTTCTACAACCCG ATTTCAGACATTGAAAATCTGGTAGTGGCACCAATATCAAAGGCATCTGCAAGACAAAGAGCTGGTAGGGCTGGAAGAGTTCGGCCTGGGAAATGTTACAG GTTATACACAGAAGAGTATTTTGTAAATGAGATGCCTGCTGAGGGGATCCCAGAGATGCAGAGATCAAACCTGGTTACTTGCGTCATTCAG ttaaaagCATTGGGCATAGATAATATCTTGGGCTTTGATTGGCCTGCATCTCCACCGCCTGAAGCAATGGTCCGAGCACTTGAAGTGCTTTATTCACTTGGAGTCCTTGATGATGATGCCAAACTTACATCACCTACTGGGTTTCAAGTTGCAGAGATTCCTTTG gAACCGATGATTTCCAAAATGATCTTGGCTTCAAATGAACTTGGATGTTCAGAGGAGATTATAACAGTTGCTGCAGTTCTCTCCATCCAA TCTATATGGGTTTCTGGGAGGGGAGCACAAAAGGAACTGGATGAAGCCAAGTTAAGGTTTGCTGCTGCTGAG GGTGACCATGTCACATTCCTAAATGTTTACAAAGGTTTTCTTCAATCTGGTAAATCTTCACGGTGGTGTCATAAGAACTTTGTAAACTACCAGGCCATG AAAAAAGTTACTGAAATTAGAGAACAACTCAGAAGAATTGCACAGAGAATAGGCATAGTGTTAAAATCATGTGAAAGCGATATGCAA ATTGTAAGAAAAGCAGTTACTGCAGGATTTTTTGCTAATGCATGCCATTTAGAA AGTAAATCCAAAGTGGGTAATATACCATTCTCTCGTTTCAACAGACAAACAATACATGCGTAA
- the LOC123217903 gene encoding probable pre-mRNA-splicing factor ATP-dependent RNA helicase DEAH9 isoform X4, with protein MAQFWKPGTEKPRLLDDEEGGVLFLSSSLSSSSSGYGHASIEKQRQRLPVYKYRTALLYLVETHATTIIVGETGSGKTTQIPQYLKEAGWADGGRVIACTQPRRLAVQAVASRVAEEMGVKVGEEVGYTIRFEDLTNKGVTMIKFLTDGVLLREMMDDPLLTKYSVIMVDEAHERSISTDILLGLLKKIQRRRPQLRLIISSATIEAKSMSSFFQARKSRRVLEGEEFVPKMEPTILSVEGRGFNVQIHYVEEPVSDYVRAAVSTVVLINDQEPPGDILVFLTGQDDIDTAVHLLTEEARTNRKNSSGLIILPLYSGLSRAEQELVFSPTSRGKRKVVISTNIAETSLTLEGIVYVVDSGFSKQRFYNPISDIENLVVAPISKASARQRAGRAGRVRPGKCYRLYTEEYFVNEMPAEGIPEMQRSNLVTCVIQLKALGIDNILGFDWPASPPPEAMVRALEVLYSLGVLDDDAKLTSPTGFQVAEIPLEPMISKMILASNELGCSEEIITVAAVLSIQSIWVSGRGAQKELDEAKLRFAAAEGDHVTFLNVYKGFLQSGKSSRWCHKNFVNYQAMVDCKKSSYCRIFC; from the exons ATGGCTCAGTTCTGGAAACCTGGTACCGAGAAGCCTCGCCTACTCGACGACGAAGAAGGCGGCGTCCTTTTCTTGTCAtcttctctctcttcctcttcctccgg GTATGGGCATGCGAGTATTGAGAAACAGAGGCAGAGATTGCCAGTGTACAAATACCGTACAGCTCTTCTTTATTTAGTGGAGACACATGCTACTACTATCATTGTTGGCGAGACTGGAAGTGGCAAAACCACTCAGATTCCCCAG TACCTTAAAGAAGCAGGCTGGGCTGATGGTGGTCGTGTTATTGCTTGCACTCAACCAAGACGATTGGCTGTCCAG GCAGTTGCTTCAAGAGTGGCAGAAGAGATGGGGGTCAAGGTTGGGGAGGAAGTTGGTTACACAATTAGATTTGAAGATCTGACAAATAAA GGTGTAACTATGATAAAATTTCTGACAGATGGGGTGTTACTCAGAGAAATGATGGATGATCCTCTTTTGACTAAATATAG TGTCATAATGGTGGACGAGGCTCATGAAAGGTCTATTTCAACTGACATTTTACTAGGCCTCTTGAAAAAG ATCCAACGACGTCGACCACAGCTACGTCTTATTATCTCATCTGCTACAATTGAAGCAAAATCAATGTCTTCTTTCTTTCAGGCGAG AAAAAGCCGTCGAGTTTTGGAAGGAGAAGAGTTTGTACCAAAGATGGAGCCGACAATCCTATCAGTAGAG GGTAGAGGGTTTAATGTGCAAATTCACTATGTTGAGGAGCCTGTCTCAGATTATGTACGGGCCGCTGTATCAACAGTGGTGTTAATTAATGATCAG GAACCTCCCGGTGATATCCTGGTATTTCTCACTGGTCAAGATGATATTGACACTGCTGTTCATTTGCTTACTGAAGAAGCTCGGACCAATAGGAAGAACTCTTCAG GATTGATTATATTGCCCCTGTATTCTGGACTTTCTCGAGCAGAACAG GAGCTAGTGTTTTCTCCCACTTCTAGAGGAAAGAGGAAAGTGGTGATATCAACTAATATAGCAGAGACATCACTGACCTTGGAG GGAATTGTTTACGTTGTTGACAGTGGTTTCTCAAAACAGCGTTTCTACAACCCG ATTTCAGACATTGAAAATCTGGTAGTGGCACCAATATCAAAGGCATCTGCAAGACAAAGAGCTGGTAGGGCTGGAAGAGTTCGGCCTGGGAAATGTTACAG GTTATACACAGAAGAGTATTTTGTAAATGAGATGCCTGCTGAGGGGATCCCAGAGATGCAGAGATCAAACCTGGTTACTTGCGTCATTCAG ttaaaagCATTGGGCATAGATAATATCTTGGGCTTTGATTGGCCTGCATCTCCACCGCCTGAAGCAATGGTCCGAGCACTTGAAGTGCTTTATTCACTTGGAGTCCTTGATGATGATGCCAAACTTACATCACCTACTGGGTTTCAAGTTGCAGAGATTCCTTTG gAACCGATGATTTCCAAAATGATCTTGGCTTCAAATGAACTTGGATGTTCAGAGGAGATTATAACAGTTGCTGCAGTTCTCTCCATCCAA TCTATATGGGTTTCTGGGAGGGGAGCACAAAAGGAACTGGATGAAGCCAAGTTAAGGTTTGCTGCTGCTGAG GGTGACCATGTCACATTCCTAAATGTTTACAAAGGTTTTCTTCAATCTGGTAAATCTTCACGGTGGTGTCATAAGAACTTTGTAAACTACCAGGCCATGGTAG ATTGTAAGAAAAGCAGTTACTGCAGGATTTTTTGCTAA